The Daucus carota subsp. sativus chromosome 2, DH1 v3.0, whole genome shotgun sequence genome includes a window with the following:
- the LOC108207258 gene encoding uncharacterized protein LOC108207258 yields MEFSEDQISKEDSENGSVCDGVDKTRVCSKNPQSKKLRLDNKEHSNNNDGNFQSNSSSKPKVLDKASPKLVTHEEFRQNSLSSDVLSMLEQKQKLWEDTKVILKCLEEEPVCFIGDFNWVRSASERLNCNYQNKATEMFNDLVSDCNLLELDLLNAKFTWFGGDLKKSRLDRAFINTHWSQLRGWKLTALAKKQSDHKPLFLNGSILEENSKKPFKVFNCHLNKELSEEVQKVFNLSLRWEGFKNQLDLKIVVLEHLMNKLEDAGTDLDRYQKVNNHLKELYKKKDSMFRQKSRMDWIDLSDGNTKFFHQFFKNNHSELLGLGSLVLSSLSSSSKSFLVSYISEQEMEIALHDLSDNKAPGPDGMNIKSLKFLWPFIKDKMSGFIGNFCNSCTLPPGVNSFFIALVPKIPNPVTIKDFRPISLINSSIKVLLKILTSRLATQMSTLVADNQTGFFKGRKAAESILSGCMANEVFRHACRCFIEEESFLRAIDQETIVVNELEKIRRNFFWGHVSNSQFGSKKLHLASWEQVCRSKQSGGLGLVPIKVRNLAQ; encoded by the exons ACACGGGTTTGCAGCAAAAATCCGCAGTCGAAGAAGCTTCGTTTAGATAATAAGGAACATAGCAATAATAATGATGGAAATTTCCAGTCAAACAGTAGTAGTAAGCCCAAGGTATTAGACAAGGCTTCTCCAAAACTTGTGACTCATGAAGAGTTCAGACAAAATTCTTTAAGCTCGGATGTTCTATCG ATGTTGGAACAAAAGCAAAAGCTATGGGAAGATACGAAGGTAATTCTGAAGTGTTTAGAAGAGGAGCCTGTTTGTTTCATTGGAGATTTTAATTGGGTCAGATCAGCATCTGAGAGGCTGAATTGCAACTACCAGAACAAAGCTACAGAAATGTTTAATGATTTGGTATCTGATTGTAATCTATTGGAATTGGATTTATTGAATGCAAAATTCACGTGGTTTGGAGGGGATTTGAAGAAAAGTAGGTTGGACAGAGCTTTCATAAACACGCATTGGTCTCAACTCAGGGGATGGAAGCTCACAGCACTAGCTAAGAAGCAGTCAGATCATAAACCTCTTTTCTTGAATGGTTCTATTCTAGAGGAAAACTCTAAGAAACCCTTCAAGGTTTTTAATTGCCATCTTAACAAGGAGCTCTCGGAGGAGGTACAAAAAGTCTTCAACTTGTCATTACGATGGGAAG GGTTTAAAAATCAGCTTGATTTGAAAATAGTAGTGTTGGAACATCTCATGAATAAGTTAGAAGATGCTGGTACAGACTTGGATAGATACCAGAAGGTTAATAACCATCTCAAAGAGCTATACAAGAAAAAGGACTCCATGTTTAGGCAAAAGTCAAGAATGGATTGGATTGATCTTAGTGACGGGAACACAAAATTCTTCCATCAG TTTTTCAAGAATAATCATTCTGAATTGTTGGGATTGGGTAGTTTAGtactgtcatccttatcttcgaGTAGCAAGAGCTTCTTGGTGAGCTACATTTCTGAGCAAGAAATGGAAATTGCATTACATGATCTCTCGGATAACAAGGCTCCTGGCCCTGATGGCATGAACATTAAAAGCCTTAAGTTTCTTTGGCCTTTCATTAAAGATAAGATGTCAGGTTTCATAGGAAATTTCTGCAACTCGTGCACTTTGCCTCCTGGTGTCAACTCATTCTTCATCGCTCTAGTTCCAAAAATTCCTAATCCAGTTACCATCAAAGATTTCAGGCCAATCAGTCTTATTAACTCATCCATTAAAGTTCTTTTGAAAATTCTGACTTCAAGGTTAGCTACTCAAATGTCCACTTTAGTGGCTGATAATCAAACAGGGTTCTTTAAAGGCAGGAAGGCTGCGGAGAGTATTTTG AGTGGGTGTATGGCCAATGAAGTATTTAGGCATGCCTGTAGGTGCTTCATCGAGGAGGAGAGTTTTCTGAGAGCCATTGATCAGGAAA CTATTGTGGTAAATGAGCTTGAGAAAATAAGAAGAAATTTCTTCTGGGGCCATGTCTCAAATTCTCaatttggatccaaaaagcttCATCTAGCATCATGGGAGCAAGTTTGTAGGTCTAAGCAATCAGGAGGTCTTGGACTGGTCCCAATTAAGGTTAGGAACCTGGCTCAATAG
- the LOC108208515 gene encoding pleiotropic drug resistance protein 3, which translates to MAALDGSNEKESLRTGSDVGRSLRSNFGHLSSSFRNIITLSSLDDNGDDQKSQECAEFSKLSSSKCSRSSSFDEDNKNTPDAKMKQGVDVTKLDALERHMLIEKLIKDAKNDNLQLLQKIRKRMDKVGVKLPTVEVKYTNLHVEAECEVVHGKPLPTLWNSLQSMVSDFAKLPRLKPKAAKIDIIDDISGIIKPGRITLLLGPPGCGKTSFLKALSGNLDKSLKMTGNISYNGYNLKDIVPQKTSAYVSQNDLHIPEMTVRETLDFSACCQGTGNRAEIMNEISRKEKEAGVFPDPDIDVFMKAISVEGQKETLQTDYILKILGLDTCADVLVGNAMKRGISGGEKKRLTTGEMIVGPSKASFMDEISNGLDSSTTYQITSCLQQLAHITDATILVSLLQPAPETFDIFDDIILMAEGKIVYHGPCSRILEFFEGCGFRCPERKGVADFLQEVISRKDQAQYWHQSAHSHSYVSVRTFSEKFKQSPFGKKLDKDILEKNVMSENHDNSISFRLFSLSKWTLFKACMSREFLLMRRNSFVYIFKSAQLIIIASVTMTVFIRSRIKINALDADKYLGALFYSLVIILVDGFPEVSMTVARLAVFYKQRELCFYPAWGYAISAAILKVPLSLLEAFIWVCLTYYVIGYSPEPERFFRHLILLFAVHWTSISMFRFIASLLRTVVASTTTASLSILVVLLFGGFIIPKSSMPFWLEWAFWLSPLSYGEIGLAINEFHAPRWQKLGSTNTTIGITTLENRSLNFDGHFFWISISVLFGFILFFNVGFLLALSFLNPPGSRAIVSSVKLSQIQRSEESTNTDYHDEEKCSNRGKAVLPFEPTSLVFQDVQYYVDAPTEMRERGFSQKKLQILHDITGALRPGVLTALMGVTGAGKTTLLDVLAGRKTCGTIKGEIKVGGYPKIQETFARISGYCEQTDIHSPQVTVEESIIFSAWMRLHPQINAQTKYNFVKDVLQTVELDGLKDALVGIPSVSGLSTEQRKRLTIAVELVANPSILFMDEPTTGLDARAAAIVMRAVKNVADTGRTIVCTIHQPSIDIFEAFDELILLKSGGRVIYSGSLGQNSSNVIEYFERIPGVASINKNYNPATWMLEVTSKSAEAELGLDFAQVYQSSALHERNKEMVKSLSIPPSGSVDLLFPTRFSQNSWGQFKSCLWKQHLSYWRSPSYNLMRLMFMIFSSFLFGLVFWDQGKKINNQQSLFNMLGLIFSATIFCGINNSSSVIPYITTERNVLYRERFAGMYAPWAYGLAQVTIEVPYIFVLSFVYVIITYPMIGYYWSAYKVLWYLYSIFCTLMYFTYMGMMLVSLTPSYPLAAIISSSSYTMLNLFSGFIIPQPQIPKWWLWLYYLMPTSWTLNGMLSSQYGDLEDEIIVFGETKTVAAFLEDYFRFHRHRLPLVGAMLILYPIVFASIFAYAIGRFNFQKR; encoded by the exons ATGGCTGCATTAGATGGTAGCAATGAAAAAGAGTCATTAAGAACAGGATCAGATGTTGGCAGAAGCCTGAGATCAAATTTCGGGCATCTTAGTTCTAGTTTCCGAAATATTATTACATTAAGTTCTCTAGATGACAATGGTGATGATCAGAAATCACAAGAATGTGCTGAGTTTTCTAAATTATCTTCTTCAAAATGCTCGAGGTCATCATCATTTGACGAGGACAATAAAAACACACCGGATGCTAAAATGAAGCAAGGAGTTGATGTGACTAAGCTTGATGCTTTAGAGCGTCATATGTTGATTGAGAAGCTCATCAAGGATGCCAAAAATGACAACCTTCAGTTGTTGCAGAAAATTAGGAAAAGAATGGACAA AGTTGGTGTGAAGTTACCTACAGTTGAGGTGAAATATACAAATTTGCATGTGGAAGCGGAGTGCGAGGTAGTTCATGGCAAGCCCCTCCCAACTCTATGGAATTCTCTGCAAAGCATGGTTTCT GATTTTGCTAAGCTACCTCGATTGAAACCAAAGGCGGCCAAGATAGATATCATTGATGACATTAGTGGGATTATTAAGCCTGGAAG AATAACTTTATTGCTAGGACCTCCTGGATGCGGGAAGACCTCCTTCTTGAAAGCACTTTCAGGAAATCTAGACAAGTCTTTAAAG ATGACTGGAAATATTTCCTACAATGGTTACAACCTTAAAGATATTGTTCCACAAAAAACTTCTGCTTATGTCAGCCAAAATGATCTTCATATACCAGAAATGACTGTTAGGGAAACACTTGACTTCTCAGCCTGTTGTCAGGGTACTGGAAATCGAGCAG AAATAATGAATGAGATCAGTAGAAAGGAAAAGGAGGCGGGAGTTTTTCCAGATCCAGATATAGATGTTTTTATGAAG GCAATTTCTGTTGAAGGGCAAAAGGAAACTCTTCAGACCGACTACATTTTAAAA ATCCTTGGTCTTGACACATGCGCTGATGTACTGGTTGGGAATGCAATGAAAAGAGGCATATCTGGTGGTGAGAAGAAAAGACTGACCACAG GGGAGATGATTGTTGGCCCATCAAAAGCTTCGTTTATGGATGAAATATCTAATGGTTTAGATAGCTCGACGACCTATCAGATAACCTCTTGTCTTCAACAACTGGCTCACATCACAGATGCTACTATACTCGTGTCACTTCTTCAGCCAGCACCAGAAacctttgatatttttgatgatattattttgatGGCTGAAGGTAAGATTGTGTATCATGGACCCTGTAGTCGTATTTTGGAATTCTTTGAGGGTTGTGGCTTTAGATGCCCTGAAAGGAAAGGAGTAGCTGACTTCCTTCAGGAG GTTATCTCAAGAAAAGACCAAGCACAGTACTGGCACCAATCTGCACATAGTCATAGTTACGTTTCTGTCAGAACATTTTCTGAAAAGTTCAAGCAATCTCCATTTGGGAAGAAATTGGATAAGGATATTTTGGAAAAGAATGTAATGTCAGAGAACCATGACAATTCCATCTCATTTCGTTTATTCTCCCTCTCAAAATGGACTCTCTTCAAAGCATGCATGTCAAGAGAATTTCTTCTAATGAGGAGGAACTCTTTCGTTTACATCTTTAAATCAGCCCAG CTTATAATTATCGCATCTGTTACCATGACTGTATTTATACGCTCTAGGATAAAAATTAATGCTTTAGATGCCGACAAATATTTGGGTGCACTCTTCTACTCCCTTGTGATCATCCTGGTTGATGGATTCCCAGAGGTTTCTATGACTGTGGCAAGACTTGCAGTTTTCTACAAACAAAGAGAATTGTGTTTTTATCCAGCTTGGGGATACGCAATTTCAGCTGCAATTCTGAAGGTTCCTCTATCACTTTTGGAAGCTTTTATATGGGTTTGTCTAACTTACTATGTCATAGGGTACAGCCCTGAGCCAGAGAG GTTTTTCCGACATTTAATTCTGCTATTTGCTGTTCACTGGACTTCAATCTCCATGTTTCGTTTCATTGCATCACTCCTTCGGACAGTGGTTGCTTCAACAACCACTGCTAGTTTGTCAATATTAGTCGTACTGTTATTTGGCGGTTTCATCATCCCAAAGT CCTCTATGCCATTTTGGTTGGAGTGGGCGTTTTGGTTATCTCCACTGTCATACGGTGAAATAGGCCTTGCTATAAATGAATTTCATGCTCCAAGATGGCAAAAG CTTGGTTCCACAAATACAACAATAGGAATAACAACCCTGGAAAACCGCAGCTTAAACTTTGATGGACACTTCTTTTGGATATCAATTAGTGTTTTATTTGGCTTTATATTATTCTTCAACGTCGGATTCCTCTTGGCCTTGAGTTTCTTAAACC CTCCTGGTTCTCGGGCTATTGTGTCTAGTGTAAAGCTGTCACAAATACAACGAAGTGAAGAGTCCACCAACACTGATTACCATGATGAAGAAAaatgtagcaacagag GAAAAGCAGTTCTACCTTTTGAACCCACTAGTTTAGTGTTCCAAGACGTGCAATACTATGTGGACGCCCCTACG GAAATGAGAGAGCGTGGATTTAGCCAGAAAAAGCTTCAAATTCTTCATGATATAACTGGTGCACTCAGACCAGGTGTTCTGACAGCATTAATGGGTGTCACTGGAGCTGGCAAAACAACACTTCTTGATGTTCTTGCTGGAAGAAAAACCTGTGGGACGATCAAAGGAGAGATTAAGGTTGGAGGGTACCCTAAAATCCAGGAGACATTTGCTAGGATTTCAGGGTACTGTGAGCAAACTGACATTCATTCTCCACAAGTCACTGTTGAAGAATCAATAATTTTCTCTGCTTGGATGCGTCTTCATCCTCAGATTAATGCACAAACTAAATAC AATTTTGTGAAAGATGTTCTTCAGACTGTGGAGCTTGATGGTCTAAAGGATGCTTTGGTTGGAATTCCTAGCGTTAGTGGTTTATCAACTGAGCAACGCAAGCGCCTCACCATAGCTGTGGAGCTTGTGGCAAACCCTTCCATATTGTTCATGGATGAACCTACAACTGGATTGGATGCAAGGGCAGCTGCTATTGTCATGAGGGCAGTAAAAAATGTGGCTGATACCGGAAGAACAATTGTCTGCACCATTCATCAGCCAAGTATTGACATATTTGAAGCATTTGATGAG CTAATTCTTTTGAAATCTGGTGGCCGTGTGATCTACTCTGGATCATTGGGTCAAAACTCAAGTAATGTTATTGAGTACTTTGAG AGGATCCCAGGAGTAGCAAGCATAAATAAGAACTATAATCCAGCGACGTGGATGTTAGAGGTTACTTCAAAGTCGGCAGAAGCTGAACTTGGTCTAGATTTTGCGCAAGTTTACCAAAGTTCAGCTTTGCACGA GAGAAATAAGGAAATGGTGAAAAGCTTAAGTATTCCACCTTCAGGTTCCGTGGATTTGCTTTTTCCAACTCGGTTTTCACAAAACAGTTGGGGACAGTTCAAATCTTGCTTGTGGAAACAACACTTATCTTACTGGAGAAGCCCTTCCTATAATTTAATGCGGttaatgtttatgattttttcgtCTTTCCTTTTTGGCCTAGTCTTCTGGGATCAAGGGAAGAAAAT AAACAATCAACAGAGTTTGTTCAATATGCTCGGGTTGATCTTCAGTGCTACAATATTCTGTGGCATTAACAATTCTTCTTCAGTAATTCCATACATCACCACAGAAAGAAATGTTCTATATCGCGAAAGATTTGCTGGGATGTATGCTCCTTGGGCTTATGGACTTGCACAG GTGACCATCGAAGTTCCATACATCTTTGTCCTATCTTTTGTATATGTGATTATCACGTATCCAATGATAGGATATTATTGGTCAGCCTACAAAGTACTGTGGTACTTGTACTCCATCTTCTGCACATTGATGTACTTCACATATATGGGAATGATGCTGGTTTCACTGACACCGAGCTATCCGCTGGCTGCCATTATAAGTTCCTCCTCCTACACAATGCTCAACTTATTCTCTGGATTTATAATACCCCAACCG CAAATTCCAAAGTGGTGGTTATGGTTGTATTATCTGATGCCAACATCTTGGACACTAAATGGCATGCTCTCCTCTCAGTATGGCGATTTAGAGGACGAGATAATAGTGTTCGGGGAAACCAAGACAGTTGCTGCATTCCTAGAGGATTATTTTAGATTTCACCGTCATCGTCTGCCTTTAGTTGGAGCAATGTTGATTCTTTATCCTATTGTTTTTGCTTCTATTTTTGCCTATGCTATTGGGAGGTTTAACTTTCAGAAGAGGTGA
- the LOC108209320 gene encoding FACT complex subunit SPT16, producing MSEQRNTNGSVGAYSINLEIFKKRLKMLYSHWNEHRDNMWGSAEVLTVATPPQSEDLRYLKSSALNIWLFGYEFPDTIMVFMKKQIHFLCSQKKASLLGVVKGAAKEAVGAEVVVHVKAKGDDGGALMDGIFRAVKAQSGLDGDAPVVGHLAKEAPEGNLLEKWAEKLQNERYMVADISNGFSDLFAVKDIAEITNVKKAAYLTSAVMKLFVVPKLEQVIDEEKKVSHSSLMDDTEKVITEPAKIKVKLKAENVDICYPPIFQSGGEFDLRPSATSNDHNLFYESTSVILCAIGSRYSSYCSNVARTFLIDANPLQSKAYGVLLKAQEAVINALKPGRTAAGAYQAAVSIVEKEAPELAANLTRTAGTGIGLEFRESGLNLNGKSDRILKAGMVFNVSLGFQNLQTGTEHPKTQKVSMMLADTVVIGEKGPEVLTSMSSKAAKDVLYSLGDEEDEEEEKERPKVKSEANGADPNSFKTSLRSLNQESTKEELRRQHQAELARQKNEETARRLTGGGPGTVDNRGSVKSSGDMVAYKNVNDLPPSRGLVIQIDQKNEAILLPIYGSLVPFHVATVKSVTSQQDTSRTCYIRIIFNVPGTPFNPHDSNTLKYQGSIYVKELSFRSRDPRHSSEVVQLIKTLRRQVASRESERAERATLVSQERLQLAGAKFKPIRLSDLWIRPVFGGRARKLSGSLEAHTNGFRYSTSRADERVDVMYANIKHAFFQPAEKEMITLLHFHLHNHIMVGNKKTKDVQFYCEVMDVAQTIGGGKRSAYDPDEIEEEQRERARKNKINLDFQNFVNRVNDLWGQPQFKSLVLEFDQPLRELGFHGVPNKSSAFIVPTSSCLVELIETPFVVISLSEIEIVNLERVGLGQKNFDMAIVFKDFKRDVFRIDSIPSSSLDGIKEWLDTTDIKYYESRLNMNWKTILKTITDDPQQFIDEGGWEFLNLEVSDSDSEKSQESDQGYEPSDVQSDSESEDDDDESASLVESEEDEEEESEELSEEEEGKTWDELEKEATNADRERGAESDSEEERNRRKTKALGKSRAPERRPSGGTSFSKRARFR from the coding sequence ATGAGTGAACAACGAAATACTAATGGTTCTGTGGGGGCTTATAGTATCAATCTTGAAATCTTTAAAAAGAGATTGAAAATGTTGTATTCACACTGGAATGAACACAGAGATAATATGTGGGGTTCTGCAGAAGTTCTCACTGTAGCTACTCCTCCACAGTCAGAGGATTTGCGATATTTAAAATCATCTGCTTTAAATATTTGGTTGTTTGGGTATGAGTTTCCGGATACAATCATGGTGTTTATGAAGAAGCAGATTCATTTCTTGTGTAGCCAGAAGAAGGCATCTTTACTTGGAGTTGTGAAAGGAGCTGCTAAGGAGGCTGTGGGTGCTGAAGTTGTTGTACATGTGAAGGCCAAGGGTGATGATGGAGGGGCACTGATGGATGGCATATTCCGAGCTGTAAAGGCTCAGTCTGGTTTAGATGGTGATGCACCTGTAGTTGGACACTTAGCAAAAGAGGCTCCGGAAGGAAATCTGCTGGAGAAATGGGCTGAGAAGCTGCAAAATGAGAGATATATGGTCGCTGATATATCAAATGGCTTTTCTGATTTGTTTGCGGTGAAGGATATTGCTGAGATCACGAATGTGAAAAAAGCTGCATACTTGACTTCAGCAGTGATGAAACTTTTTGTGGTCCCAAAGCTGGAACAAGTCATTGATGAGGAGAAAAAGGTTTCACATTCATCTTTAATGGATGACACAGAAAAGGTGATTACTGAACCTGCTAAGATAAAGGTAAAGCTGAAAGCAGAAAATGTTGATATCTGCTATCCTCCAATATTTCAAAGTGGAGGTGAATTTGATCTCAGACCAAGTGCAACAAGCAATGATCATAACCTCTTCTATGAATCTACCAGTGTGATTTTGTGCGCAATTGGATCTCGTTACAGTAGTTACTGCTCTAATGTTGCCAGGACATTTCTAATCGATGCAAATCCATTACAGAGCAAGGCCTATGGAGTTCTTCTTAAAGCACAAGAAGCAGTCATAAATGCTTTGAAACCAGGGAGAACAGCTGCTGGTGCATACCAAGCAGCCGTTTCCATAGTTGAGAAGGAGGCACCTGAATTGGCTGCAAACCTGACCAGAACAGCAGGAACAGGAATTGGCCTTGAGTTTCGTGAGTCAGGCCTCAACCTCAATGGGAAAAGTGATAGAATACTGAAAGCAGGAATGGTGTTTAATGTGTCACTTGGTTTCCAGAACTTGCAGACAGGGACTGAACATCCAAAGACCCAAAAAGTCTCAATGATGCTTGCTGATACTGTAGTTATTGGTGAGAAAGGTCCTGAAGTATTGACTTCTATGAGCTCTAAAGCGGCAAAGGATGTATTATACTCTTTGGGTGATGAGgaggatgaagaagaagagaaggAACGGCCAAAAGTTAAATCTGAAGCTAATGGTGCTGACCCTAATTCCTTTAAGACATCACTCAGGTCTTTAAATCAAGAGAGCACAAAGGAGGAGCTTCGGAGGCAGCATCAAGCAGAGCTTGCTCGCCAAAAAAATGAAGAAACAGCTAGAAGGCTTACCGGTGGTGGCCCTGGGACAGTAGATAACCGTGGTTCCGTGAAATCCTCTGGTGATATGGTTGCCTACAAGAATGTCAATGATTTGCCTCCTTCAAGGGGCCTAGTGATTCAAATAGATCAGAAGAATGAGGCCATCCTCCTGCCTATATATGGTAGCTTGGTCCCTTTTCATGTTGCCACAGTCAAAAGTGTTACTAGCCAACAGGATACCAGTCGTACATGTTATATACGAATCATATTTAATGTACCGGGtactcctttcaatccacatgATTCAAACACTTTGAAATACCAAGGATCCATCTATGTTAAGGAACTTTCCTTTCGATCAAGGGACCCGAGGCACAGTAGTGAAGTGGTGCAACTTATTAAAACCCTGCGCAGACAAGTTGCTTCTCGGGAATCAGAACGAGCTGAGAGAGCCACCCTAGTTAGTCAGGAAAGACTTCAACTTGCAGGAGCAAAATTCAAGCCAATAAGGTTATCTGATCTATGGATCCGTCCAGTGTTTGGTGGCCGTGCAAGAAAGCTGTCAGGTTCACTTGAAGCGCACACAAACGGATTTCGCTATTCAACATCACGTGCTGATGAGCGTGTTGATGTTATGTATGCTAACATCAAGCATGCATTCTTCCAGCCAGCTGAGAAGGAAATGATCACTCTGCTTCACTTTCATCTGCACAACCACATAATGGTgggtaataaaaaaacaaaggaTGTTCAATTTTATTGTGAAGTGATGGATGTGGCCCAGACAATAGGTGGTGGAAAGCGATCTGCCTATGACCCAGACGAAATTGAGGAAGAACAGCGAGAGAGAGCtcggaaaaataaaattaatctgGACTTCCAGAATTTCGTAAACCGTGTGAATGATTTATGGGGTCAGCCTCAGTTCAAATCACTTGTTTTGGAGTTTGATCAGCCATTGAGAGAGCTTGGCTTCCACGGGGTACCTAACAAATCCTCTGCCTTCATTGTTCCTACTTCAAGCTGCTTAGTTGAGCTTATTGAGACACCATTTGTGGTAATTTCATTGAGTGAGATTGAAATTGTTAATCTGGAAAGAGTTGGGTTGGGACAGAAAAACTTTGACATGGCGATTGTTTTTAAAGACTTTAAGCGGGATGTCTTTCGTATTGATTCAATCCCATCTTCATCATTGGATGGCATCAAGGAGTGGCTTGATACAACAGACATTAAATACTACGAGAGCAGGCTAAATATGAACTGGAAAACAATATTGAAAACTATTACTGATGATCCACAGCAATTTATTGATGAGGGAGGGTGGGAATTTTTGAACTTAGAGGTCAGTGATTCAGATTCAGAGAAATCACAGGAGTCGGACCAGGGTTACGAGCCTTCTGATGTGCAATCTGACTCGGAGtcggaagatgatgatgatgagagtGCATCACTGGTGGAGTCGGAGGAGGATGAGGAAGAGGAGTCTGAAGAGTTATCAGAAGAGGAAGAAGGAAAAACATGGGATGAACTGGAGAAGGAAGCAACCAATGCTGACAGAGAGAGAGGAGCTGAATCAGACAGCGAGGAGGAGAGGAATAGAAGAAAGACGAAGGCTCTTGGCAAGTCTAGGGCACCTGAGAGGAGACCATCTGGTGGCACAAGTTTCTCGAAGAGGGCCAGATTTAGGTGA